A window of Lysobacter sp. TY2-98 genomic DNA:
GTTTTCACCGCGGCCTCGGAAGCGTTCAACCGCGAGAACATCAATGCCTCCATCGACGAATCGCTGGAGCGCTTCGCGCCGGTGATGGAGCGCGCGAAGGCTGACGGCGTGCGCGTGCGTGGCTACGTATCGACGGTGCTGGGCTGCCCGTACCAGGGGGAAGTACCGTTCGCGGACGTGGTGCGCGTCGCCAAGGCGTTGCACGCGATGGGCTGCGAGGAAGTGTCGCTCGGCGACACGATCGGCGTGGGCACGCCGGGGAAGGCGCGCGACATGCTGCGTGCGGTCGCGAGCGAGGTGCCGATGTCGGCGCTCGCCGTGCATTTCCATGACACCTACGGCCAGGCGCTGGCCAACATCCTCGCCTGTCTCGAGGAAGGCGTACGCGTGGTCGATTCCGCGGTCTCCGGCACCGGCGGCTGCCCCTACGCGAAGGGTGCGAGCGGCAACGTCGCGTCGGAGGACGTCGTCTACATGCTGCACGGCATGGGCATGGCGACGGGCGTGGATCTCGACGCCCTGATCGATACCGGCCGCTGGCTCGCCGCCCTGCTCGGCCGTGAGACGTCAAGCAAGGTGACGCGCGCGAAGGGCGCTGTCGCATGAAGTCGGCCGACTACACGATCCGCCCGATCGAACAACGCGATGACGTCGCGATGGCGCGCATCATCCGCACCGTCATGCCCGAGTTCGGCGCCTGCGGTTCGGGTTTCGCGATCAATGACCCGGAAGTCGACTGGATGCAGCGCGCGTACTCGGCGCCGCGCAGTGCGTACTTCGTGGTCGAAGTGGATGGCGAGATCGTCGGGGGCGGTGGCGTCGCACAGCTCGAAGGCGGCGACGCCGACACCTGCGAGCTGCGAAAGATGTATTTCCTGCCCCAGGCGCGCGGGCTCGGAGCCGGTGCGGCGGTGATGGAGAAATGCCTCGAAAAGGCACGCGAATTCGGCTTCAAGCGCTGTTATCTGGAAACGCTGACCGGGATGGACGCGGCGATGCGCCTGTACGAGCGCGCGGGCTTCCGCCGCATCGACACGCCGATGGGTGCGACCGGCCACGGCGGCTGCGACATCTGGTACCTCAAGGATCTCTGACATGAAGCGTCTGCTGGCTGCGGTGCTGTCGTTGGCGTCGCTCTCGGCGATGCCGGTGTCCG
This region includes:
- a CDS encoding hydroxymethylglutaryl-CoA lyase, with product MSDFVRIVEVGPRDGLQNEKAIIATSDKIALIDRLSATGLSVVEATSFVSPKWVPQLADAADVYRGITRRSGVDYPVLVPNLQGYERGREVGVSHIAVFTAASEAFNRENINASIDESLERFAPVMERAKADGVRVRGYVSTVLGCPYQGEVPFADVVRVAKALHAMGCEEVSLGDTIGVGTPGKARDMLRAVASEVPMSALAVHFHDTYGQALANILACLEEGVRVVDSAVSGTGGCPYAKGASGNVASEDVVYMLHGMGMATGVDLDALIDTGRWLAALLGRETSSKVTRAKGAVA
- a CDS encoding GNAT family N-acetyltransferase codes for the protein MKSADYTIRPIEQRDDVAMARIIRTVMPEFGACGSGFAINDPEVDWMQRAYSAPRSAYFVVEVDGEIVGGGGVAQLEGGDADTCELRKMYFLPQARGLGAGAAVMEKCLEKAREFGFKRCYLETLTGMDAAMRLYERAGFRRIDTPMGATGHGGCDIWYLKDL